A single window of Diorhabda sublineata isolate icDioSubl1.1 unplaced genomic scaffold, icDioSubl1.1 Dsub_21, whole genome shotgun sequence DNA harbors:
- the LOC130452152 gene encoding uncharacterized protein LOC130452152 codes for MTNNLPSQIKIGSWNTGGLRTNQNTMGVILEEEDYDIFAIQETRLPGDTHRFAWPGYNVYRYDINGRSGGTTILVKKELCQHRINSPDGLLSMEATIVVIKTSYGDIRRSECQVPCVVLHKKKQTRRNLEKIIGDHPSYQAIGPVRPTHYPPNGGRPEVIDIAVLRDMTMPVEIGTIDGGDTHSAIIVTIGSGNRQTGRTVRKTNWDKFRRLTGQLLGPITEIKSKEMLEEQVCFFKEALSEAIERSTTMTVSDKYGRFKNISDDLGNLIREKNRIARRAQRTQNPEERRRVREMKQEIQEKLQDHRSEEWKRRINELDPQEPGLWNISKVLKEESKPIPPIHGSKGMAYTDKEKAEELKNTMKLQFTLNEHPDEDMDFSDMIKKTSTNT; via the coding sequence atgacaaacaaCCTTCCTAGTCAAATAAAGATCGGCTCGTGGAACACAGGAGGACTACGAACAAACCAAAACACCATGGGAGTGATCTTGGAGGAAGAAGATTACGATATCTTCGCTATACAAGAAACGAGATTGCCAGGTGACACACACAGATTCGCCTGGCCAGGCTACAACGTTTATAGATACGATATAAACGGACGCTCCGGAGGTACAACGATCTTAGTGAAAAAAGAGTTGTGCCAACACCGAATAAACTCACCGGACGGACTACTTAGCATGGAGGCGACAATAGTAGTCATTAAAACATCATACGGCGATATTAGGAGATCTGAATGCCAAGTCCCCTGCGTGGTACTGCATAAGAAGAAACAGACAAGGAGAAACTTGGAGAAGATCATAGGAGATCACCCATCCTATCAAGCGATAGGACCAGTAAGACCGACACACTACCCACCAAACGGAGGAAGGCCCGAGGTTATAGACATCGCTGTGTTGAGAGACATGACGATGCCTGTAGAAATCGGGACCATAGACGGCGGCGACACTCACTCAGCAATCATCGTCACCATTGGTAGCGGCAACAGACAAACAGGAAGAACCGTGAGAAAAACCAACTGGGATAAATTCAGAAGGCTAACAGGACAGCTGTTAGGACCAATCACGGAAATAAAAAGCAAGGAGATGCTAGAAGAACAGGTCTGTTTCTTCAAAGAAGCACTATCAGAAGCGATAGAACGAAGTACCACAATGACCGTATCAGACAAATACGgcagattcaaaaatataagcgaCGATCTGGGAAATCTGATTAGGGAGAAAAATCGAATAGCTAGAAGAGCCCAAAGGACACAAAACCCAGAAGAAAGAAGGAGAGTCAGGGAAATGAAAcaggaaattcaagaaaaattacaGGATCACAGGAGCGAGGAATGGAAAAGAAGGATAAACGAATTAGACCCGCAAGAACCCGGATTATGGAACATATCTAAAGTACTAAAAGAAGAAAGTAAACCAATACCACCAATACACGGAAGCAAAGGGATGGCGTACACAGACAAAGAGAAGGCAGAAGAGCTGAAAAACACAATGAAACTTCAGTTCACACTGAACGAACATCCCGACGAAGACATGGACTTCTCAGacatgataaaaaaaacatcaacgAATACCTAG